A window from Legionella busanensis encodes these proteins:
- a CDS encoding DUF2895 family protein, which produces MFEYYKKLDTLNQLNRLLLVCCGAFFLLTLWLGFALMKAPSKLQIWLTPSISANGGLIKAEDIPDEYVHGFVATLIPHLHSWQAQGAEAFNQKILSYQHYFTPRFQDVLAANQDALDKAGLFSRTQLTSLYRFLEPNDVKRLSHTSWEVHLVLRLTQKLNNHSTMVIADKVVDYHYRVVKVNVSKLQNPFGLALDGYSQPERLIKDLLSADGKGENHS; this is translated from the coding sequence ATGTTTGAGTATTATAAAAAATTAGACACGCTAAACCAGTTAAATCGATTGTTACTGGTGTGCTGTGGCGCATTTTTTCTTCTAACGCTTTGGCTTGGTTTTGCATTAATGAAAGCACCAAGTAAGTTGCAGATTTGGTTAACGCCTTCCATAAGTGCTAATGGCGGCTTGATTAAAGCAGAGGACATTCCCGATGAATACGTGCATGGGTTTGTAGCAACACTAATTCCTCACCTTCATTCTTGGCAAGCTCAGGGGGCAGAGGCATTTAATCAAAAGATACTGTCCTACCAACATTATTTCACGCCCAGATTTCAGGATGTGCTTGCAGCTAATCAAGACGCGCTTGACAAAGCAGGCCTTTTTTCACGAACACAGCTAACTAGCCTGTATCGGTTTTTAGAGCCAAATGATGTGAAACGGCTAAGTCATACTAGTTGGGAGGTTCATCTGGTTCTTAGGCTTACTCAGAAACTTAATAATCACTCCACCATGGTCATTGCTGACAAAGTGGTGGATTACCACTATCGCGTGGTTAAAGTGAATGTCTCTAAATTACAAAATCCATTTGGGCTCGCCCTTGATGGCTACAGCCAGCCTGAGCGTTTAATTAAAGATTTATTAAGTGCCGATGGCAAAGGAGAGAATCATTCATGA
- a CDS encoding TIGR03749 family integrating conjugative element protein, giving the protein MNAKLLVILLGFLISFCVSALQTEHMLWEKAPLAIGLPLNEERVIRFPSPISIVDSELDEDLNVLKIDDALYIKARKPFHHKRLIVQLMPDGELLVLNLSANESALPVAPIEIMLSYNQEAPSQGTEEQTATSKQGLVGANEAMAGDIINPVSLTRFAIQSLYVPERLLYRLPGVVRVAMQTQKTVQLVYGASVSAHPLISWQANELYVTAVELKNDLTKTIVLDPRQLIGEWQTATFYPTNTLKPRAHHETTTVFLVSSRPFGDALKALKGYVR; this is encoded by the coding sequence ATGAACGCAAAATTACTCGTTATTTTATTAGGATTTCTTATAAGTTTCTGCGTAAGCGCTTTGCAAACAGAGCATATGCTTTGGGAAAAAGCACCGCTTGCCATTGGACTGCCTTTAAATGAAGAGCGTGTGATTCGATTTCCATCGCCCATCTCCATTGTTGATTCAGAGTTAGATGAAGACTTAAACGTGCTTAAAATAGATGATGCGTTGTATATCAAAGCGCGAAAGCCCTTTCATCATAAACGTTTAATTGTTCAATTGATGCCAGACGGTGAGCTTTTGGTACTTAATTTGTCAGCCAATGAAAGCGCGCTCCCCGTGGCACCAATAGAAATCATGCTGTCTTACAATCAAGAGGCGCCTAGTCAAGGCACTGAAGAACAAACTGCGACAAGCAAGCAGGGCTTAGTAGGCGCTAATGAGGCAATGGCTGGTGATATCATTAACCCCGTCTCTCTAACCCGTTTTGCTATTCAGTCATTGTATGTACCTGAGCGCCTCTTATATAGGCTGCCGGGCGTTGTAAGAGTGGCGATGCAGACTCAAAAAACCGTCCAATTAGTGTATGGTGCAAGTGTTAGTGCGCACCCTTTAATTTCTTGGCAAGCAAACGAGTTGTATGTTACGGCTGTTGAATTAAAAAACGACTTAACTAAAACAATTGTGCTTGACCCAAGACAATTGATAGGCGAGTGGCAAACGGCAACCTTTTATCCTACGAACACCTTAAAACCCCGTGCCCATCATGAAACTACCACTGTTTTTTTAGTGTCATCAAGACCCTTTGGTGATGCCTTAAAAGCACTTAAGGGGTATGTACGATGA
- a CDS encoding TIGR03752 family integrating conjugative element protein has product MNRHVGLKVLTGAVVLVVLVVLSSGKTTSLKQEPSRETINNVNQAIASQFNDNIRDVSARLMEDEKKIDELAQKNQELMAQNELLLAVKEQKSEAVGDALTPEVKDMIAALKKELAAVKAQRKTTKITDYALNDSDALASPSNHFKDMDALLVKRRLSEAELSYWQKLKTKRQAFAKKAHLKTTLPSKHGQEKGIPYYTLPAGSDLGNSVLLSALIGEVPVEGKLMQPLFPFSALISSHDLIASNGVPLPPDISGMKINGYAIGVGSFLDNISCVRAYVTSVLFTFQDGHFVVVGNEEMKNSAELVNNESLGYLTTSFGNPCIHGTYFTNAPRVLAAMMASGGIQSGGNALSQWQMSYFAGPNGGAAIPTGSFAKYAGGEALAGGAVKAADWLEKRIQGSFDMVFVPASFKCEQGGRLTWCVNHVSFHLTKTISIDKEPLGRLIHYGHAQQYNRDFSLR; this is encoded by the coding sequence ATGAATCGTCATGTAGGTCTTAAAGTATTAACTGGTGCGGTGGTGTTAGTGGTTTTAGTTGTTTTAAGTAGTGGTAAAACAACCTCCCTTAAGCAAGAGCCCTCTAGGGAGACTATCAATAATGTCAATCAAGCCATTGCTAGTCAATTTAATGACAATATTCGCGATGTCTCAGCTCGTCTTATGGAAGATGAAAAAAAGATTGATGAGTTAGCACAAAAAAATCAGGAATTAATGGCACAAAATGAATTGCTGCTGGCGGTAAAAGAGCAAAAGAGTGAGGCTGTGGGCGATGCACTAACCCCTGAAGTCAAAGACATGATTGCAGCGCTTAAAAAAGAATTGGCAGCGGTTAAAGCACAACGAAAAACAACGAAAATCACAGACTATGCCTTAAATGATAGTGACGCTTTAGCCTCTCCCTCAAATCACTTTAAAGACATGGATGCGCTTTTAGTAAAAAGAAGATTATCAGAAGCTGAGTTAAGTTATTGGCAAAAGCTTAAAACAAAAAGGCAAGCTTTTGCCAAAAAAGCGCACTTAAAAACTACTTTGCCCTCTAAGCACGGCCAAGAAAAAGGTATCCCTTATTATACGCTTCCAGCAGGCTCTGATTTAGGAAACAGTGTTTTACTCTCAGCCCTTATTGGGGAAGTGCCCGTTGAAGGAAAGCTCATGCAACCCTTATTCCCTTTTTCAGCCCTCATAAGTTCTCATGACTTAATAGCCTCTAATGGCGTGCCATTACCTCCTGATATTTCAGGCATGAAAATCAATGGCTATGCCATTGGGGTGGGCTCCTTTTTGGATAACATCTCTTGTGTTAGAGCGTATGTGACCTCGGTACTGTTTACTTTTCAAGATGGCCATTTTGTAGTGGTCGGTAATGAAGAGATGAAAAATTCCGCAGAGCTTGTCAATAACGAAAGTCTTGGGTATTTAACCACCTCCTTTGGGAATCCCTGTATTCATGGCACGTATTTTACAAATGCCCCTCGTGTGCTAGCCGCCATGATGGCCTCTGGCGGTATTCAAAGCGGGGGTAATGCGCTGTCGCAATGGCAAATGAGTTATTTCGCAGGACCCAATGGTGGGGCGGCAATACCTACAGGCTCTTTTGCCAAATATGCAGGCGGCGAGGCTTTAGCTGGCGGCGCTGTCAAAGCGGCTGATTGGCTGGAAAAGCGAATCCAAGGTAGTTTTGACATGGTGTTTGTGCCAGCTAGCTTTAAGTGTGAACAAGGTGGAAGGCTTACTTGGTGTGTTAACCACGTCTCGTTTCATTTAACCAAAACCATATCTATTGATAAAGAACCGTTAGGGAGGCTAATTCATTATGGTCATGCGCAGCAGTATAACCGCGATTTTTCTTTGCGCTAG
- a CDS encoding TIGR03751 family conjugal transfer lipoprotein, producing MVMRSSITAIFLCASSFILLPGCSKNVSAGGVPEAGLTVSQIYHQSMANTAQISSTPTYRRVGKVNFDGYIREAQTEVQAKFKTLDNPAIPIFIYPHVTQLGDEQLIKPGFTSEFFLYKQNQFALANEYY from the coding sequence ATGGTCATGCGCAGCAGTATAACCGCGATTTTTCTTTGCGCTAGTAGTTTTATTCTACTGCCTGGATGTTCCAAAAACGTATCAGCAGGTGGGGTGCCTGAAGCAGGTTTAACGGTGAGCCAAATTTATCATCAAAGCATGGCAAATACCGCCCAAATCTCATCTACGCCAACTTATAGGAGGGTAGGTAAGGTTAATTTCGACGGTTATATTCGCGAGGCTCAAACGGAGGTGCAAGCAAAATTTAAGACGCTAGATAATCCTGCTATTCCTATTTTTATCTATCCGCACGTCACCCAACTTGGTGATGAGCAATTGATAAAACCAGGATTTACCTCTGAATTTTTTCTCTACAAGCAAAATCAATTTGCACTTGCTAATGAATACTATTAA
- a CDS encoding conjugative transfer ATPase translates to MRQLHKTLDWVIGPQSNDSVLTNAIKKRYETSLPSLLSHWACVDFCDDKNMFLLADGVSVGSGFEIGDIAAEAASIDYIQILFERIKETFSYVVPLYKENPWVMQFFVQDEYSLQPVLKSIANAVVPACQESLFTADYLHRLQDLMTKMTSERGLFIDPKTDLPYRGRQRRIRLLFYRLYQEPSAITREATVQEHEEVIGQIYTKLKAPGLTLKRLTGKNYYQWWVRWFHPSPTQTKGDINSWLAKMPYPYQRSAGFNLANAVLGEIKSDDKGFYFDNLPHRVMYVDGLKAPPVPGLLSRERPQDNPKHCYAFLDKLPEGSMYTLSVVFSDDEAIHTHLKRLEKGIIGTSSLPSLAREDIKQARNELSMGNRLYWVNQAVLYRASCEKELLNVEKTLKNLFFDIKMPLIDVAYDLHPLNSYLNCLPFNFSPLYARKHLSFDRLMYASELACLLPVYGRFKGAKHLPCFCFFNRLGEPVLFDVLSHEFVSQNSHMALFASSGGGKSVLTGLMVNALMAMKNARIVLFEMGNSFDRLLVHCEQYGKKVSRLLLSKDKTKAVPLNPFCDAYLALPDIGYCQNRDSLKQKAKLVYELTANLGQRACSDEDLIAESRDYLSELALALRTMLTEANEGEEQAFTLADESLLLQVLSDAIVHSWEAGIPQMLTEHVVEAFKRRLVFEESGRKKERLQDMHDRLLTYVINPTKAAFFNVPTDPLKDFDIFHIDVSAMKDNKGQLALVMASLLPRILALAEATQETERPTFLVIDEAHLQFDIDVIVALCLLIAKVARKLGLWLVPVTQNISDLSSAKATKILSLLETWIVLGFNEQELADLQRFKAISPEQEALLRSIDSQKGLYAEAVVLGSRYQGLFRVIPPRYLLALLMTEKQEKATRRVLEQEHGILKAAELMAHQLENKTTSSRQDDYFFDDDFFS, encoded by the coding sequence ATGCGGCAATTACACAAAACACTCGATTGGGTGATAGGGCCTCAAAGTAACGATAGCGTTTTGACTAACGCTATAAAAAAAAGATATGAGACAAGCCTTCCTTCTTTGCTATCTCATTGGGCTTGTGTTGATTTTTGTGATGATAAAAATATGTTTTTACTTGCTGATGGGGTAAGCGTTGGGTCTGGTTTTGAAATAGGCGATATTGCCGCAGAAGCCGCATCGATTGACTACATTCAAATCTTATTTGAGCGCATTAAAGAAACCTTCTCTTATGTAGTCCCGCTTTATAAAGAAAATCCTTGGGTGATGCAATTTTTTGTGCAGGATGAATACAGTTTGCAGCCGGTTTTAAAAAGTATTGCCAATGCGGTGGTACCTGCCTGCCAAGAAAGCCTCTTTACGGCAGATTATCTGCATCGACTTCAAGATTTAATGACGAAAATGACTTCTGAGCGAGGGTTATTTATTGATCCCAAAACCGACTTGCCTTATCGAGGACGGCAACGCCGAATTAGACTTTTATTTTATCGGCTATACCAAGAGCCTTCTGCCATAACGCGCGAGGCAACTGTGCAAGAGCATGAAGAGGTTATTGGCCAAATTTATACAAAGTTAAAAGCCCCAGGACTTACGTTAAAGCGCCTAACGGGTAAAAATTATTATCAATGGTGGGTAAGGTGGTTTCATCCTTCTCCTACTCAAACGAAGGGTGATATTAATAGTTGGCTTGCTAAAATGCCATACCCTTATCAAAGATCTGCTGGCTTTAATCTCGCCAACGCCGTATTAGGTGAGATAAAAAGTGATGATAAAGGCTTTTATTTTGATAATTTGCCACATCGGGTGATGTATGTCGATGGTCTTAAAGCGCCACCTGTACCCGGCCTTCTCTCGCGTGAAAGGCCGCAAGATAACCCCAAGCATTGTTATGCTTTCCTCGATAAATTACCTGAAGGGTCAATGTATACGCTTTCGGTTGTTTTTTCTGATGATGAGGCGATTCATACGCATCTAAAGCGCTTGGAAAAAGGCATTATTGGCACAAGTAGTCTGCCTTCACTTGCGCGTGAGGATATCAAACAAGCACGCAATGAGCTTAGTATGGGTAATCGATTATATTGGGTTAATCAAGCGGTGTTATATCGCGCCTCTTGTGAAAAGGAGCTTTTAAACGTTGAAAAAACACTTAAAAATCTCTTTTTTGATATCAAGATGCCCCTTATTGATGTGGCTTATGATCTACATCCTTTAAATAGCTATTTAAATTGCCTGCCCTTTAATTTTTCGCCTCTGTATGCCCGCAAACACTTAAGCTTTGACCGCTTAATGTATGCCTCAGAGCTTGCGTGCCTCTTGCCCGTTTATGGGCGCTTTAAAGGCGCAAAACATCTTCCTTGTTTTTGCTTTTTTAATCGATTAGGGGAGCCTGTGTTATTTGATGTCTTAAGCCATGAGTTTGTGAGTCAAAATTCTCATATGGCGCTTTTTGCAAGCTCAGGTGGTGGTAAATCGGTGCTGACCGGATTAATGGTGAATGCCTTGATGGCGATGAAAAACGCCCGCATTGTCTTGTTTGAGATGGGCAACAGTTTTGACCGCCTACTTGTGCATTGCGAGCAATACGGGAAAAAGGTAAGTCGATTGCTTTTAAGTAAAGATAAAACGAAGGCGGTCCCCTTAAATCCCTTTTGTGATGCTTATTTGGCGCTACCTGATATTGGTTATTGCCAGAATAGAGATAGCTTAAAGCAAAAAGCGAAGCTTGTGTATGAGTTAACAGCGAACTTAGGTCAAAGGGCTTGTTCCGACGAAGACTTAATTGCTGAGTCGCGTGATTACTTATCAGAGTTAGCGCTCGCCTTACGAACGATGTTAACAGAAGCTAATGAGGGAGAGGAGCAAGCCTTTACGCTTGCTGATGAATCGCTGCTGTTGCAAGTGTTAAGTGATGCCATTGTGCATTCCTGGGAAGCAGGCATCCCGCAGATGTTAACTGAACATGTGGTAGAGGCATTTAAGCGTCGCCTTGTTTTCGAAGAATCAGGACGTAAAAAAGAGCGCTTACAAGACATGCACGATAGATTACTGACTTACGTGATTAATCCAACGAAAGCGGCTTTTTTTAATGTGCCCACCGACCCCTTAAAAGACTTTGATATTTTTCATATTGATGTTTCGGCCATGAAGGATAATAAGGGTCAACTTGCCTTAGTTATGGCGTCTCTTTTACCACGAATTTTAGCACTCGCTGAAGCAACCCAAGAGACAGAGCGGCCGACTTTTTTAGTAATTGATGAGGCACATTTACAGTTTGATATTGATGTGATTGTCGCACTTTGCCTGTTGATTGCCAAAGTCGCTCGAAAATTAGGGCTTTGGCTTGTGCCAGTCACTCAAAACATCAGTGATTTAAGTTCCGCTAAAGCTACAAAAATTTTATCCCTTTTAGAAACCTGGATTGTATTAGGTTTTAATGAGCAGGAGCTTGCCGATTTGCAACGATTTAAAGCAATCTCCCCTGAACAAGAGGCGCTCCTTCGAAGTATTGATTCTCAAAAAGGGCTTTATGCTGAAGCGGTGGTATTGGGCTCTCGTTATCAAGGCCTCTTTAGAGTCATCCCGCCTCGGTATTTATTAGCGTTGCTGATGACTGAAAAACAAGAAAAAGCTACCCGCAGAGTATTGGAGCAAGAACATGGCATTCTTAAAGCCGCAGAGCTTATGGCTCATCAGTTGGAAAATAAAACAACATCAAGTCGCCAAGATGATTATTTTTTCGATGATGATTTCTTTTCATGA
- a CDS encoding DUF1525 domain-containing protein, with amino-acid sequence MSSDSLAIGHYPVTLCLMDKKDALDRALHEQLKRQAIKEGVKALTNDYETFFRCALKADLYQLTYLPAIVFNGEAVIYGINDIDKAVSLWKAHYA; translated from the coding sequence TTGAGTTCAGACTCTCTGGCAATCGGGCACTATCCTGTGACCTTATGTTTAATGGATAAAAAGGATGCACTAGATAGAGCGCTTCATGAACAATTAAAACGGCAAGCGATTAAAGAGGGGGTCAAGGCATTGACCAACGATTATGAAACTTTCTTTAGGTGTGCGCTTAAGGCGGACCTTTATCAATTAACTTACCTGCCGGCAATTGTTTTTAATGGGGAGGCAGTCATTTATGGCATAAACGATATTGATAAGGCAGTTTCGCTTTGGAAGGCCCATTATGCTTAA